In Solanum stenotomum isolate F172 chromosome 6, ASM1918654v1, whole genome shotgun sequence, one DNA window encodes the following:
- the LOC125866853 gene encoding ubiquitin C-terminal hydrolase 12-like, whose translation MTLLTPPPIDPEDHEMLVPSSDFPTEGPQPMEVLAVAPAVPTNTVDAQAVDDPASARFTWTVEKFSRLNVKKLYSDPFNVGGFKWRILIFPKGNNADHLSMYLDVADAATLPYGWSRFAQFSLAVINRMNNKLTVKKDTQHQFNARESDWGFTSFMPLGELYDPGKGYLMDDTVIIEADVAVRKVTDYWSHDSKKETGYVGLKNQGATCYMNSLLQTLYHIPYFRKAVYHMPTTENDNPSGSIPLALQSLFYKLQYNDTSVATKELTKSFGWDTYESFMQHDVQELNRVLCEKLEDKMKGTVVEGTIQQLLEGHHMNYIECINVDYKSTRKESFYDLQLDVKGCRDVYASFDKYVEVERLEGDNKYQAEQHGLQDARKGVLFIDFPPVLQLQLKRFEYDFVRDAMIKINDRYEFPLQLDLDRENGKYLSPDADRSVRNLYTLHSVLVHSGGVHGGHYYAYIRPTLSDQWYKFDDERVTKEDTKRALDEQYGGEEELPHTNPGFNNSPFKFTKYSNAYMLVYIRESDKEKIICDVDEKDIAEHLRIRLKKEQEGKEQKRKEKAEAHLYTIIKVARDEDLGEQIGKEIYFDLVDHDKVHSFRIQKQMPFAQFKEEVAKEFGIPVQFQRYWLWAKRQNHTYRPNRPLTAQEELQSVGQLREVSNKANHAELKLFLEVEFGLDLQPFPPPEKTKEDILLFFKLYDPLKEEIRYVGRLFVKGSGKPLEILAKLNELAGFLPDEEIELFEEIKFEPNVMCEHINMNLSFRGCQLEDGDIICFQKSLRKQGNEQYRFPEVPSFLEYVHNRQVVRFRSLEKPKEDEFSLDLSKQNNYDEVVECLARHLRLDDPSRVRLTSHNCYSQQPKPQPIRYRGVDRLTEMLSHYNQTSDILYYEVLDIPLPELQGLKTLKVTFYHSAKDEVTIHTIRLPKQSTIADVLNDLKTKVELSRPDAELRLLEVFYHKIYKIFPLNERIENINDQYWTLRAEEIPEEEKNLDPQSRLIHVYHFIKETTQNQAQVLNFGEPFFLVIHDGETLTEVKARIQKKLQVPDEEFSKWKFAFLSMGRPEYLEESDIVSNRFQKRDVYGAWEQYLGLEHTDSAPKRSYSAHQNRQNFEKPVRIYN comes from the exons ATGACTCTGCTCACGCCTCCGCCGATAGAT CCAGAAGACCACGAAATGCTTGTTCCTAGTTCTGACTTTCCTACCGAGGGACCTCAGCCTATGGAAG ttttggcAGTTGCACCAGCAGTTCCAACAAATACGGTTGATGCACAAGCGGTGGATGATCCGGCATCAGCCCGGTTCACATGGACTGTCGAAAAATTTTCAAGGTTGAATGTGAAGAAGTTGTACTCTGATCCTTTTAATGTAGGAGGATTTAAATG GAGGATTCTGATATTCCCAAAGGGGAACAATGCAGACCATTTATCAATGTATTTAGATGTGGCGGATGCTGCAACATTGCCTTATGGTTGGAGTAGATTTGCTCAGTTTAGCTTAGCTGTTATCAATCGAATGAATAACAAGTTAACAGTAAAAAAAG ATACTCAGCACCAGTTTAATGCAAGGGAGAGTGACTGGGGTTTCACATCATTCATGCCTCTTGGTGAACTATATGATCCTGGGAAAGGTTATCTTATGGATGATACCGTCATTATTGAAGCTGATGTTGCTGTCCGTAAAGTCACTGATTACTGGTCCCATGACTCTAAAAAAGAGACTGGTTATGTTGGCCTTAAGAATCAGGGAGCCACTTGTTATATGAACTCTCTCCTCCAGACACTATACCATATTCCTTATTTTAGAAAG GCTGTGTATCATATGCCAACAACTGAGAATGACAATCCATCTGGCAGCATCCCTTTAGCTTTGCAGAGTTTGTTTTATAAGCTCCAGTATAACGACACTAGTGTAGCAACAAAAGAATTAACAAAGTCCTTTGGGTGGGACACCTATGAGTCTTTCATGCAGCATGATGTACAAGAACTTAACAGGGTTCTTTGTGAAAAGCTCGAAGATAAGATGAAG GGAACTGTTGTAGAGGGCACAATACAACAATTACTTGAGGGGCATCATATGAATTACATCGAATGTATCAATGTGGACtacaaatcaacaagaaaagaatctTTTTATG ATCTTCAGCTTGATGTGAAAGGGTGTCGTGATGTATATGCTTCATTTGACAAGTATGTTGAAGTGGAACGCCTCGAGGGTGACAACAAATACCAAGCAGAACAACATGGTTTACAG GATGCTCGGAAAGGTGTCCTTTTCATTGACTTCCCTCCTGTTCTTCAACTTCAGTTAAAACGctttgaatatgattttgtgCGGGATGCTATGATcaag ATAAATGATCGATATGAGTTCCCTTTGCAACTCGATCTTGATAGAGAGAACGGAAAATATTTATCTCCAGATGCTGATCGAAGTGTCCGCAATCTCTATACTCTGCACAG tGTTTTAGTTCACAGCGGTGGGGTGCACGGGGGACACTATTATGCATATATCAGGCCTACACTGTCTGATCAGTG GTATAAATTTGATGATGAGCGTGTGACAAAAGAAGATACAAAGAGAGCTCTGGATGAACAATATGGTGGTGAGGAAGAG TTACCCCACACAAATCCTGGGTTCAACAATTCACCatttaaatttacaaaatattcaAATGCGTATATGCTTGTCTATATACGTGAAAGTGACAAGGAAAAGATCATATGCGATGTGGATGAGAAGGACATAGCCGAGCATCTCAGG ATAAGATTAAAGAAGGAGCAAGAAGGAAAGGAACAAAAGAGAAAGGAGAAAGCAGAGGCTCACCTCTATAcaatcattaag GTAGCTCGTGATGAAGACCTTGGTGAACAAATTGGAAAGGAGATCTATTTTGATCTTGTGGATCATGATAAAGTGCATAGTTTCCGTATTCAGAAGCAGATGCCATTTGCTCAATTCAAG GAGGAAGTTGCTAAGGAATTTGGCATACCAGTTCAATTTCAACGTTACTGGCTATGGGCAAAGCGCCAGAACCATACATATCGGCCTAATCGGCCATTGACAGCTCAAGAGGAACTTCAATCT GTTGGTCAACTGAGGGAGGTTTCAAATAAAGCGAATCATGCTGAGCTAAAATTGTTCTTGGAAGTAGAATTTGGCCTG GATTTGCAACCTTTTCCTCCACCAGAGAAGACCAAGGAAGATATCCTTCTCTTTTTCAAACTTTATGACCCTTTGAAAGAGGAGATAAG GTATGTTGGACGGCTTTTTGTAAAAGGAAGTGGCAAGCCACTGGAGATACTTGCAAAGCTAAATGAGTTGGCTGGCTTTTTGCCTGATGAAGAAATTGAACTTTTTGAG gaaataaaatttgaacCAAATGTGATGTGTGAACACATTAACATGAATCTGAGTTTTCGTGGCTGTCAG CTAGAAGATGGGGACATTATTTGCTTTCAGAAATCCCTTCGGAAGCAAGGGAATGAACAATATCGCTTTCCAGAGGTTCCTTCATTTTTGGAGTACGTGCACAATCGCCAG GTTGTTCGTTTTCGCTCATTGGAGAAACCCAAGGAGGACGAGTTCAGTCTTGATTT GTCAAAGCAGAACAACTATGATGAAGTTGTTGAATGCTTAGCTCGCCATCTTCGCTTGGATGATCCATCAAGAGTAAGGCTTACATCACATAACTGCTACTCACAGCAGCCAAAACCTCAGCCAATAAGGTATCGTGGAGTTGATCGTCTCACAGAAATGCTTAGTCACTATAATCAG ACTTCGGATATTTTGTATTATGAAGTCCTGGATATTCCTTTACCAGAGCTTCAGGGCTTAAAAACTCTCAAAGTTACTTTTTATCATTCTGCCAAAGATGAA GTGACTATCCATACTATCAGATTGCCAAAACAAAGTACCATAGCAGATGTTCTTAATGATCTGAAAACAAAG GTTGAATTGTCACGGCCGGATGCTGAACTAAGATTGCTGGAAGTTTTTTACCACAAGATATATAAG ATTTTCCCTCTTAATGAAAGGATTGAGAACATAAATGATCAATACTGGACGCTACGTGCAGAGGAG ATTCCTGAAGAGGAGAAAAACCTGGATCCTCAGAGTCGCTTAATTCatgtttatcattttataaagGAAACGACTCAAAATCAAGCA CAAGTTCTGAACTTTGGCGAGCCCTTTTTCCTAGTTATTCATGACGGTGAGACATTGACTGAAGTTAAAGCTCGCATTCAGAAAAAATTGCAGGTTCCAGATGAAGAGTTTTCAAAG TGGAAATTTGCATTTTTGTCCATGGGTCGTCCTGAGTACCTGGAGGAATCGGATATTGTTTCCAACCGTTTTCAG AAAAGAGATGTGTATGGTGCTTGGGAGCAGTACCTTGGATTAGAGCACACAGACAGTGCTCCAAAACGATCATATTCTGCCCACCAG AACCGACAAAATTTTGAGAAGCCTGTTCGGATCTACAACTAG